One genomic segment of Ipomoea triloba cultivar NCNSP0323 chromosome 9, ASM357664v1 includes these proteins:
- the LOC116029276 gene encoding auxin-responsive protein SAUR68-like, whose product MISSKKLIKLAKRWQKFAAIRRKRISFPRLNEDTDSCSTSSAVNKGHFAIYTADQKRFVVPVSYLENDIISQLLSMSEEEFGLPSDGPITLPCDAVFMEYIISLLSRGLSQELENALLVSVTSHRCSSAPLHSEGWRNQELLVC is encoded by the coding sequence ATGATCAGCTCCAAGAAACTCATCAAGCTGGCCAAAAGATGGCAGAAATTTGCTGCCATCCGCAGAAAGAGGATTTCATTTCCAAGACTAAACGAGGATACAGATAGCTGCAGTACTTCCTCTGCAGTTAACAAGGGCCATTTCGCTATCTACACAGCTGATCAGAAGCGGTTTGTTGTCCCTGTATCTTATCTCGAGAATGATATCATTAGTCAACTCTTAAGTATGTCTGAAGAAGAATTTGGACTTCCAAGTGATGGGCCTATTACGCTACCATGTGATGCAGTCTTCATGGAATACAtcatttcacttcttagccGAGGTTTATCCCAAGAACTTgagaatgctttgcttgtctcAGTTACTTCACATCGGTGTTCATCAGCTCCGCTGCACTCAGAAGGGTGGAGAAATCAGGAATTGCTAGTTTGCTGA